One window from the genome of Pantoea cypripedii encodes:
- a CDS encoding penicillin-binding transpeptidase domain-containing protein, giving the protein MPRIKKLLGKDQIQAPFNPFRFRLICLGVFGCMALLLARVADLQLINHPMLEHEADQRSLRTVTLPTNRGTLLDRDGEALALSVPSRDIIADPMRVLESNPDFTSAKWAYLANALNMRPDQLAQQIVANPKKRFLYLGRKIELSIAKDIAALRLKGISSVYDDSRFYPMSEAAAPLIGIVGADNIGLNGLEKGFDRLLQGEEGKEVYRQDKNGNIISMIDYQPPQQPPTVQLSIDKFDQYTLYSKLRDGVLLNKADSGAAVMVKIDTGEILAMASYPSFNPNNYDGATPAQMRNTAINDSYEPGSTVKPLVVLEGLERHLVRPDSVIDTTPYSVNGHLIRDVGHWPRLTMTGILQKSSDIGVSHIALAMPAEALVNTYQAFGLGKPTGLGLTGESVGYFPLHRERWADIERATFAFGYGLRVTPLQIAREYATLGSYGIYRPLSITKVTPPVLGKQVADPQIVQTVVHMLESDVLPGGTGVKAAVPGYRLATKTGTAEKMGSSGKYDGGYVNYTAGIAPASHPEVALVVMINHPTAGDHFGGSVAAPIFGNIMGPVLKHMNIAPDAIYSKPAPDKS; this is encoded by the coding sequence ATGCCCCGAATAAAAAAACTTCTGGGAAAAGACCAGATTCAGGCCCCATTCAATCCGTTTCGTTTTCGCCTGATTTGTTTAGGTGTGTTCGGATGTATGGCTCTGCTCCTGGCACGCGTCGCTGATTTGCAGCTGATTAATCATCCGATGCTGGAACACGAAGCGGATCAGCGTTCGCTGCGTACCGTCACGTTGCCCACTAACCGCGGCACGCTGCTGGACCGTGACGGCGAAGCGCTGGCGCTCAGCGTACCGTCACGCGATATCATTGCTGATCCGATGCGGGTGCTGGAAAGTAACCCAGACTTTACCAGCGCCAAATGGGCCTATCTGGCTAACGCGTTGAATATGCGGCCGGATCAGCTGGCGCAGCAGATTGTCGCCAACCCGAAAAAACGCTTCCTTTACCTCGGGCGTAAAATTGAGTTAAGCATCGCCAAAGATATTGCGGCGCTGCGCCTGAAAGGCATCAGCTCGGTGTATGACGACAGCCGTTTCTACCCGATGAGTGAAGCCGCTGCGCCACTGATTGGTATCGTCGGTGCGGATAACATCGGGCTGAATGGCCTGGAAAAAGGTTTCGATCGCTTGTTGCAGGGCGAAGAGGGCAAAGAGGTTTATCGCCAGGACAAAAACGGCAACATCATCTCGATGATTGATTACCAGCCGCCGCAGCAGCCACCGACCGTGCAGCTCAGCATCGATAAATTTGACCAGTACACCCTGTACAGCAAACTGCGCGATGGCGTGCTGCTGAACAAAGCCGACTCCGGCGCGGCGGTAATGGTGAAAATCGATACCGGCGAAATTCTGGCGATGGCGTCTTACCCGTCATTCAACCCGAATAACTACGATGGTGCGACACCCGCGCAGATGCGCAACACGGCGATCAACGACAGCTACGAACCCGGCTCCACGGTGAAACCGCTGGTGGTGCTGGAAGGGCTGGAGCGCCATCTGGTGCGGCCGGATTCGGTGATCGATACCACGCCTTATTCGGTAAATGGTCACCTGATCCGCGACGTTGGTCACTGGCCACGCCTGACTATGACCGGCATTTTGCAGAAGTCGAGCGACATCGGGGTCTCCCATATCGCGCTGGCTATGCCTGCTGAGGCGCTGGTCAATACCTATCAGGCCTTTGGCCTTGGTAAGCCCACCGGGTTAGGGTTGACCGGCGAGAGCGTCGGTTACTTCCCGCTGCATCGTGAGCGTTGGGCGGATATCGAACGCGCCACCTTTGCTTTCGGGTATGGCCTGCGCGTCACGCCGCTGCAAATCGCCCGTGAATACGCCACGTTAGGGTCGTATGGTATCTATCGTCCGCTGTCGATCACCAAGGTGACGCCGCCGGTGCTGGGTAAACAGGTGGCCGATCCGCAAATCGTGCAAACCGTGGTGCATATGCTGGAGAGTGACGTGTTGCCCGGTGGTACCGGGGTGAAAGCGGCCGTGCCGGGCTACCGGCTGGCGACCAAAACCGGTACGGCAGAGAAGATGGGCAGCAGCGGCAAGTATGATGGTGGTTACGTCAACTACACCGCAGGCATCGCACCAGCCAGCCATCCGGAAGTGGCGCTGGTGGTGATGATCAACCATCCAACCGCCGGTGACCACTTTGGTGGTTCGGTGGCGGCCCCGATCTTCGGCAACATTATGGGACCGGTGCTGAAGCATATGAACATCGCGCCCGATGCCATCTACAGCAAACCAGCACCAGATAAATCTTAA
- a CDS encoding molybdopterin-dependent oxidoreductase — MKTRVPHLAHWGAFTAVTEHDRLTGCEPFFADADPSPMLNTIPELVYSDKRIRQPMVRRSWLKLRENSDRTLRGREDFVAVDWDTALDLVAEENRRVRERYGASGIFNGSYGWSSAGRVNHARTLIRRFYFQGGGGVDQQGNYSWGAAQFFLPYVIGTYMPLTGRVTDWPDVVEHAEIFVAFGGLALKNAQVASGGAGQHSLKPALEQLTAKGTPIINISPMRDDCPAFVNAEWIPIRPNTDVALMLALGFEITRRQAVDEAFLASHCTGWPQLRAYLLGEGDGVAKTPQWASQITGIPAARIALLAQQLIGKRSFITCSYSVQRAHRGEQPYWMMIALSSMLGQPGLPGGGFSFGHGSMNSVGNPRQEGPAPLMSTGPNPSGLSIPVARISDMLLNPGQPYRFQGETLHYPDIHLVHWAGGNPFHHHQQLNRLVEGWQRPDTVVVQDIVWTPAAQMADIVLPATTTLERNDIGGSSRDRFVLAMHQAIKPQHQARNDFDIFADLADRLGYRDVFTEGRNEMQWIEHLYQQCAVAHARKGIHFPEFGEFWQRGFVEIPQGGAPYVFMDEFRANPVTHPIQTASGKIELFCQTIADYQLDDFAGHPEWREPQEWLGSALSEQFPLHMISIQPSDRLHSQLDATATVQSNKTAGRETLYMHPQDAAAREIVDGDEIEVNNARGRMLAGVRLTDGLTPGVVIISTGAWFDPGFGRAWQPWDRAGNPNVLTLDIGTSSLTQGPNAMSCLVEIKKHEVCTIQ, encoded by the coding sequence ATGAAAACACGCGTGCCACACCTGGCGCACTGGGGCGCTTTCACTGCCGTGACGGAGCATGACCGTCTGACTGGCTGCGAACCCTTCTTCGCCGATGCCGATCCCTCGCCGATGCTGAATACCATTCCCGAGCTGGTTTATTCGGATAAACGTATTCGCCAGCCGATGGTGCGCCGTTCGTGGCTGAAATTACGCGAGAACAGCGATCGCACCCTGCGTGGCCGTGAAGATTTTGTCGCGGTGGACTGGGATACCGCGCTGGACCTGGTAGCGGAAGAAAATCGCCGGGTGCGCGAACGCTACGGTGCCTCCGGCATTTTTAACGGTTCTTATGGCTGGTCATCGGCCGGGCGGGTCAACCATGCACGTACCCTGATTCGTCGCTTCTATTTTCAGGGCGGCGGCGGGGTTGACCAGCAGGGCAACTACAGCTGGGGCGCGGCGCAGTTCTTTTTACCTTATGTGATTGGCACCTATATGCCGCTCACCGGTCGCGTCACCGACTGGCCGGACGTGGTCGAACATGCGGAGATCTTTGTCGCCTTTGGCGGGCTGGCGCTGAAAAATGCTCAGGTCGCCTCCGGTGGTGCCGGGCAGCATAGCCTGAAACCGGCGCTGGAACAGCTGACTGCCAAAGGTACGCCAATCATTAACATCAGCCCGATGCGTGATGACTGTCCGGCGTTCGTCAATGCGGAGTGGATTCCGATTCGGCCCAACACCGACGTGGCGCTGATGCTGGCGCTGGGGTTTGAAATCACCCGGCGTCAGGCGGTGGATGAGGCTTTCCTCGCCAGCCATTGTACCGGCTGGCCGCAGCTGCGTGCCTATCTGCTGGGCGAGGGCGACGGGGTGGCGAAAACCCCGCAGTGGGCCAGCCAGATTACCGGCATTCCGGCGGCGCGTATTGCGCTGCTGGCGCAACAGCTGATCGGCAAACGCAGCTTTATTACCTGTTCTTACTCGGTGCAGCGCGCCCATCGTGGCGAGCAGCCGTACTGGATGATGATTGCGCTGTCGTCGATGCTGGGCCAGCCTGGTTTGCCGGGGGGCGGTTTCTCATTTGGTCATGGATCGATGAACAGCGTCGGCAATCCACGTCAGGAAGGTCCGGCACCGCTGATGAGCACCGGCCCTAATCCGTCTGGCCTGTCGATTCCGGTGGCGCGTATCAGCGATATGCTGCTCAACCCAGGCCAGCCTTATCGCTTCCAGGGCGAGACGCTGCATTATCCGGATATCCATCTGGTGCACTGGGCCGGTGGTAACCCGTTCCATCATCATCAGCAACTGAATCGCCTGGTCGAAGGCTGGCAGCGTCCGGATACCGTGGTGGTGCAGGACATCGTCTGGACACCAGCGGCGCAGATGGCGGATATCGTGTTGCCGGCCACCACCACGCTGGAACGCAACGATATTGGCGGCTCCTCGCGTGACCGTTTTGTGCTGGCGATGCATCAGGCGATTAAACCGCAGCATCAGGCGCGTAATGACTTCGATATCTTTGCCGACCTCGCTGACCGCCTCGGCTACCGTGATGTCTTCACCGAAGGGCGCAACGAGATGCAGTGGATCGAGCATCTGTATCAGCAATGCGCAGTGGCCCATGCGCGCAAAGGGATTCACTTCCCGGAGTTCGGTGAATTCTGGCAGCGTGGTTTTGTGGAAATTCCGCAAGGGGGCGCACCTTACGTCTTTATGGACGAATTCCGCGCCAATCCGGTTACTCATCCGATTCAAACCGCCAGCGGTAAAATCGAACTGTTTTGCCAGACCATCGCCGATTATCAGCTGGATGATTTTGCCGGTCACCCGGAATGGCGCGAACCGCAGGAGTGGCTGGGGTCTGCGCTCAGTGAGCAGTTCCCGCTGCATATGATCTCAATTCAGCCATCCGATCGTCTGCATAGTCAGCTGGATGCCACCGCCACGGTGCAGAGCAACAAAACCGCCGGGCGTGAAACGCTGTATATGCACCCGCAGGATGCGGCGGCGCGTGAGATTGTCGATGGCGATGAGATCGAAGTGAATAACGCGCGTGGCCGGATGCTGGCCGGGGTACGTCTGACCGATGGCCTGACGCCGGGGGTGGTGATCATCTCCACCGGAGCCTGGTTTGACCCAGGTTTTGGCCGTGCCTGGCAGCCGTGGGATCGCGCGGGCAACCCCAATGTATTGACGCTGGATATCGGCACCTCGTCGTTAACTCAGGGTCCGAACGCCATGAGTTGCCTGGTGGAAATCAAAAAACATGAGGTTTGCACAATCCAGTAA
- the galR gene encoding HTH-type transcriptional regulator GalR has translation MATIKDVARMAGVSVATVSRVINNSPKASENSRLAVTMAMEQLQYHPNANARALAQQSTETLGLVVGDVSDPFFGAMVKAVDEVAGQTGNFLLIGNGYHNEQKERQAIEQLMRHRCDALVVHAKKIPDADLEVLMKQVPGMVLLNRLLRGFESRCIALDDRYGAWLATRHLIQQGHTQIAFICSTHTISDAEDRLQGYYDALKEHGLPSNDRLVAWGEPDEVGGEQAMTELLGRGKQFTAVACYNDSMAAGALAVMSDNGIRVPEEMSLIGFDDVLVSRYVRPRLTTIRYPIVTMAQQAAQLALALANDTPMPEVTNMFSPTLVRRHSVSGPG, from the coding sequence ATGGCTACCATTAAGGATGTTGCCAGAATGGCTGGGGTCTCGGTCGCGACCGTATCCCGCGTGATTAATAATTCCCCCAAGGCCAGCGAGAACTCACGCCTCGCCGTCACCATGGCAATGGAGCAGTTGCAGTATCACCCGAACGCCAATGCACGCGCGCTGGCGCAGCAATCCACCGAAACCCTCGGGCTGGTGGTCGGTGATGTGTCCGACCCGTTTTTCGGCGCGATGGTCAAAGCAGTGGATGAAGTGGCGGGTCAGACCGGAAACTTTTTGCTGATTGGTAACGGTTACCATAATGAGCAAAAAGAGCGTCAGGCGATTGAACAGCTGATGCGCCATCGTTGCGATGCGCTGGTGGTGCATGCCAAAAAAATCCCGGACGCGGATCTGGAAGTGCTGATGAAGCAGGTGCCGGGGATGGTGCTGCTCAACCGGTTACTGCGAGGATTTGAATCACGCTGCATCGCGCTGGACGACCGCTATGGCGCCTGGCTGGCGACACGCCATCTGATCCAGCAAGGCCACACGCAAATCGCTTTTATCTGTTCCACCCACACCATTTCGGATGCCGAAGACCGCCTGCAAGGTTATTACGATGCGCTGAAGGAACACGGCCTGCCAAGCAATGACCGGCTGGTTGCCTGGGGCGAACCGGATGAAGTGGGCGGCGAGCAGGCGATGACCGAGCTGCTGGGGCGCGGCAAACAGTTCACGGCGGTGGCCTGTTATAACGATTCGATGGCCGCAGGTGCACTGGCGGTGATGAGCGACAATGGTATCCGCGTACCGGAAGAGATGTCGCTGATTGGTTTCGATGATGTGCTGGTATCGCGCTATGTCCGTCCGCGTCTGACCACAATACGTTACCCCATCGTGACGATGGCGCAGCAGGCGGCGCAACTGGCCTTAGCGCTGGCCAATGATACGCCGATGCCGGAAGTCACCAACATGTTCAGCCCGACGCTGGTCCGTCGCCATTCCGTCAGCGGCCCTGGTTAA